A stretch of Henckelia pumila isolate YLH828 chromosome 4, ASM3356847v2, whole genome shotgun sequence DNA encodes these proteins:
- the LOC140894546 gene encoding pentatricopeptide repeat-containing protein At4g01570 encodes MRLCGRGNTANLLHYPATFRTRFTTAAKETVGTKSVAADLLLVASIAKALQHPGGIHYLEKNGEFIPLSEDVVLHTLHRNSLDATKKLDFFHWCSSRPNYKHSVVAYSQMFKILCLRTHQHSDDIFELVSSMRNDGLVLNQSTFKLILNAFIRCGKFDSALEVLDYVERDSNGNSCLSPDIYSSVLVALARKNQIGIALSMFLKLLDSSSALGNGIVIPDAIACNELLLGLKKADMKDQFKQVFGKLRETRLYPLDRWGYNICIHTFGQWGDFVTALSLFKEMKEKSGSFYPDLCTYNSLIHVLFSLGKVNDALIVWEELKGSSGHEPDAYTYQILIQGCSKSYLTNDAVKIFHEMQCNGIRAGTVVYNSLLNGLLKSRRLMEACSLFERMVDDDGVRASCWTYNIFIDGLYRNGRDEAAYTMFCDLKRKGNDFVDGVTYGIVILQLCREDRLEEAFQLVEEMVTRGFVIDLVTVTSLLISLYKHDRLDWSERLMKHIRDGNLVPALLNWKSSMEGLLRGPQSKTRDLTPMFPSINDVTEILNVSNMVDTNGDGSLGSEDVKVHNDENDSWSSSPYMDLLANLVPSDCQPSQSFSLTRGVRVMARDGDSFDIDMVNTYLSIFLSKGKLSLACKVFEIFTDMGVNPITFTYNSIMSSFVKKGYFKAAWGVFHTMGETVSPADVATYNVIIQGLGKMGRADLANAVLNKLTKEGGYLDIVMYNTLINALGKAGRVDETNKLFQQMKTSGINPDVVTYNTLIEVHSKMGRLKDAYKYLKLMLDAGCAPNHVTDTILDFLGKEIEKVRYQKASIIRHDAS; translated from the coding sequence ATGCGACTTTGCGGAAGAGGTAATACAGCAAATCTGCTTCATTATCCTGCCACTTTCCGGACTAGATTCACCACAGCAGCAAAAGAAACGGTTGGTACTAAAAGTGTGGCAGCAGACCTCTTGTTAGTTGCCTCCATTGCTAAAGCTTTACAACACCCTGGAGGGATTCACTATCTTGAGAAAAATGGCGAATTTATTCCCTTGTCTGAGGATGTTGTTCTACACACTCTCCACCGTAATTCTCTTGATGCAACCAAGAAATTGGATTTCTTCCACTGGTGCTCTTCTAGGCCTAATTACAAACACTCAGTGGTCGCCTACTCCCAAATGTTTAAAATCCTTTGCCTTAGGACCCATCAACATAGCGACGATATTTTTGAGCTGGTTTCCTCCATGAGAAATGATGGTTTGGTGCTTAATCAATCAACTTTTAAACTGATTCTTAATGCATTCATTAGGTGTGGCAAGTTTGATTCCGCATTGGAAGTTTTGGATTATGTCGAGAGAGACTCAAATGGTAATAGTTGTTTGAGTCCCGATATATACAGCTCTGTCCTTGTTGCTCTTGCAAGGAAGAATCAGATTGGCATAGCTTTGTCGATGTTCCTCAAGCTTTTGGACTCATCCTCTGCTCTTGGTAATGGCATTGTAATTCCTGATGCCATTGCTTGTAACGAGTTACTTCTTGGTCTCAAGAAGGCAGACATGAAAGATCAATTCAAACAAGTTTTTGGTAAACTACGTGAGACAAGGCTATATCCCTTGGATAGATGGGGTTATAATATATGTATTCACACGTTTGGTCAGTGGGGTGACTTTGTTACAGCTCTCAGTTTGTTTAAAGAGATGAAGGAAAAGAGTGGTTCCTTTTATCCTGATTTGTGTACCTATAATAGTCTCATCCATGTGCTTTTCTCCCTTGGAAAGGTGAATGATGCCCTTATTGTTTGGGAGGAACTTAAGGGATCCTCGGGTCATGAGCCCGATGCATATACCTATCAGATTCTTATTCAAGGCTGTTCTAAATCTTATCTGACCAATGATGCAGTGAAAATCTTCCATGAAATGCAGTGTAATGGTATACGTGCAGGAACTGTTGTTTATAACTCCCTCCTTAATGGTTTGCTCAAGTCAAGAAGGCTAATGGAAGCTTGCAGTCTTTTTGAAAGAATGGTCGATGATGATGGTGTTAGGGCATCGTGCTGGACGTATAACATATTCATTGATGGATTGTATAGAAACGGAAGGGATGAAGCAGCTTACACCATGTTTTGTGACTTGAAGAGAAAAGGTAATGATTTTGTGGATGGTGTTACTTATGGCATTGTCATTTTGCAACTTTGTCGGGAGGATCGACTTGAGGAAGCATTCCAGTTGGTGGAAGAGATGGTGACACGTGGTTTTGTCATTGACTTGGTCACTGTTACCTCTTTGTTGATTTCACTTTACAAGCATGATCGATTGGATTGGTCGGAGCGGCTCATGAAGCATATTAGAGATGGGAATTTGGTTCCGGCTCTACTTAACTGGAAATCCTCGATGGAAGGTTTGTTAAGGGGTCCACAAAGCAAAACCAGGGACTTGACGCCCATGTTTCCATCAATAAATGATGTTACCGAGATTTTGAATGTCTCAAATATGGTCGATACAAACGGTGATGGTTCACTTGGTTCAGAAGATGTCAAAGTCCATAATGACGAAAATGATAGTTGGTCGTCTTCTCCTTATATGGATCTGCTGGCGAATTTGGTCCCCTCCGATTGTCAACCTTCTCAATCTTTCTCGCTGACGAGGGGGGTTCGAGTGATGGCTAGAGATGGAGATTCTTTTGATATCGATATGGTGAACACCTATTTATCTATTTTTCTGTCCAAGGGGAAGTTGAGTTTAGCTTGCAaggtatttgagattttcaccgATATGGGTGTCAACCCTATCACCTTCACTTACAACTCCATAATGAGTTCCTTTGTCAAGAAGGGGTACTTCAAGGCAGCATGGGGGGTTTTCCATACCATGGGTGAGACTGTTAGTCCAGCAGACGTAGCAACATACAACGTGATAATTCAAGGCCTGGGAAAGATGGGAAGAGCGGATTTGGCAAATGCTGTTCTCAACAAATTAACAAAGGAAGGTGGTTATCTTGACATTGTGATGTACAATACCTTGATCAACGCACTTGGAAAGGCTGGCCGAGTGGATGAAACGAACAAACTGTTTCAACAAATGAAGACTAGTGGTATAAATCCTGATGTGGTTACATATAATACACTTATCGAAGTGCACAGTAAGATGGGTCGACTTAAGGATGCTTACAAGTACTTAAAACTGATGTTGGATGCTGGATGTGCTCCTAACCATGTGACCGACACCATTCTTGATTTTCTTGGAAAGGAAATTGAGAAGGTGAGGTACCAGAAGGCTTCAATTATACGCCACGATGCTTCCTAA